CCCCGCTATTGACAATCAGCACCGCGGCAGCGCCGGCCTCTTGCGCATGACGCGCTTTCTCGACAAAGGGGCAGATACCGCGCGCGATGATCGCGACCCGGCCGGCGAGCGAGCCAGCCGGCAGGGGGTCGCAGGCTGCGCGCGGCTCAGACGGCTGCACGAGCGCAATCGGCAGCGGCCCGATCGGTGCGGTCAGGCGCGGCCCGAAGGCCGCCCGGCTGGAACGGACCCTCGCTTGGTCGGCCGGCTCATAGCCAACGAGTTCAACCGACTGGCGAGCGATTTCTCGGCTCGTTGTCACTGCGCCGACCGAGATCACGCCGCGAGCGTTTGAGGGGCTGTTTGTGGTCGCCACCCCTGGGCCGCTGTTGCCCGCGGCATTGACAACGACCACCCCTGCCCGGACAGCCGCTTCGACAGCACGCACCATCGGGTCGGCCCAGCCGTAGGTCGCGGCGTACGACGAGCCCCAAGAGTTGTTGATGACATCTGCTCCATCCCGCACGGCATCCTCGAGCGCCGCCACCAACTCGACAGTGAACGCATTGCCGTTGACGAAATCGCTCTCACTCCGCGAGGGATAGAAGACCCGGTAGTTCATCAGATAGGCGCCGGGCGCCACGCCGCTGATCTCAACGCGGACCCCGTCGACGGTGGCAACGACGCCGGCATTGCCGGCGACGATGCTCGCGACATGGGTGCCGTGGCTATCGCCGTTGGGACCAGGAAGCGGGGTGTCCTCACCGGGACGCGGGGGATCATCGGGTCGAAAGTAGGCGCGCGCGGCGATCACCTTGGGTGTTGTAAAGCGGGTATCGCCTTTCGGGAAGCCCGGGGGATAGGCATAGCCCGTCGGATCGAAAGACGGGTGCGTCGTGGCGATCCCGCTATCGATGATGGCGACTTTAACCCCGCGGCCAGCATCGCGCGGGCTGCCGCCGACCTGGCGCCACAGCTCCGGGGCACCGATTTGCACGATATCCGGCGCGTTCGCCAGCCGATACGGGCGGTCCGGCGTGACCGCGCGCACTCCGGGCACTCGGGAGAGCGGGCCTGCCGCGGCGACCGGCGCGCGGACGGCCAGCGCGTTGAGAAGGACGCCATAGTGGCGCTCGACCGTCGTTCCCGGCACCGCCGCCATCGCCCGGCGCGCTACCTGCTGCTGCTGCGCGGCGATCTGCTCGAAGACAGCGCGGGCCGGCGGCGAGTCGAAATCGGGCCGGGCGACCGGCGCGGGCCGGCCAAGTCCGGCGCGCCCCTCAGCGGCGAGCAGGAGGTCGACCGCGGCCGGCGCATCCAGTTCGACCAGAAAGCGAGCGAGCGGTGACGCCGCAGCATGGCCGGGCGGCAGGAAAGCAGCGAGAAGAAGGAACGCCAGCAGGGGTGCGAGGGCGCGCCAGGTCATCGCTACCGACGGTATTTCAGCCGCTTGAAGGCCTCCGCGTACGCGAAGCCGGGCACCTCGCCGATATTCGCGGCGCCCTCGCGGATACGCTCGGCAAGCCCTTCCCCTGACCCGACTTGGCTGACGTGGCAGCGCAGCGCCGCGATCTTCTTCTCGATAAAGTCGGTGATATCGACATAGACATCCGGATGCTCGGCGCCCATCACCCACGCCTCGGCCGTCTTGTGCGGTTCCAGCCCTTCAGCGATCTGCTCGGGAAAATACAGGTGATCGCGCGCGGCAGGAAAGACCGAGTCGAGCGCAACCGACCCCGCCACGCGGTGGTCGCGATGCTGCGCAAAGAGGCTGAGCCGACGCACCGGGTCTTGGCAGACGACAACATCGGGCCGGTACGTCCGGATCGCCCGGACGATGTCGCTTTGGAATTGGGGAGTGTCAGCCAGAAAGCCGTCGGGATAGCCGAGGATTTTGAACTCCTTGATCCCGAGCACCTTGCAGGCCTCCGCCTGCTCTGCTGCCCGAATCTTGGCCAGGCGCTCGCTGGTCATCGAACGGTCGCTGCTCCCTTTGTCGCCGTTGGTCGCGATCACGAGAAAGACATCGCGGCCTTCCGCGCACCATTTCGCGACCGACCCGCCGCAGCCAAACTCCATATCGTCCGGATGAGCCGTGATCACCAGGATCGACCGGTATTCCTCGGGCATTTCGGACATCAACCCTTTCTCCGCTCGTGGTGGTTCAGCAAAAACGGCGGCCAGCTGGGGCTGCCATCCCTCTAGTCTACGTCACGTTGGCCGCTTCCTGACCAGCAGCGTATGCTGAAACGTAAGCACAGTCTCGCCACGTTGGTTAACAATGCGGTTGTCAAGCCGGATCACCCCCCGGTCTGCCCGGCTCGTCTCGCGGGTCTCAGTGATCGTCACTTCATTGTGAATGGTGTCCCCCGGGCGCACCGGGCCGTGATAGCGCACGCTCTCGACGCCGAGCAAGGCGAGCAAGGTGCCGGTCACCAACGGCTCTGTCGACGCGAGGCCGATCGAGAGCGCGAGCGGACCAGGCGCGATGCGCCCCCCAAAGGGCGACGCGGCAGCGTATTCCTCATCGAGGAACTGCGGATTGTTGGCGCCGATAAGGCCGGCGAAGAGCACGATATCCGCCTCGGTGATGGTGCGGCCGTCGGTTCGAAAGCGCTCGCCGACGGCAAACTGGTCGAACCAGCGACCGAAGCGCACTGGCTGTGCAGCCGGATGGTCCATCGCGCTCAGTGTAGCGAAAGCGCGGCGCCTCCGTCAGTGAAGCGCGCGCCACGTCAGCCAGTCGCGGAGCGCGTCGAGCCGGCGCGTGGGGATGGGGTCGTGCCAGTCAAGGTCGTAGCGGTTTTCACTGATCAGGATGCCCTGCCGGCTGACGCGGAGCACCATCTCTCCGGTGCTGGGAAGCCGGACGGCCACCTCGCCAAGGCACGTCGCCGCGTTCGGAGCGGCGACAGCCGTTCGCCGGAAGAGCTGATGCCCGTTCAGTTCGGCGACAACCTCCAGCCTGTCGAGCGCGGCAAGCGTGTCGTTCACGATCCAGAGCGTTCCCCGCAGTTCGTCGCCGGCCCGGTAGGGGCGCAGCGGATATTCGACTGAGGCGAGGACTGGCGCGTACCATCCCTTGAGACAGCGGAACGCGCGCTTCGGCCGCCCGAAGTAGTCGATGACCGACCAGCTGATCGCGGGCCAGGGCTCATTCAGCTGCCAGAAGATCGTGCCGGTCGCGGCGCCCGCGCATCGACGCATATGCTCGATCGCGACCTGCAGTCCATTCGCTTGCGCTCGCTGGGTAGCAGCGGCAAAGGCCGTGAGATCATCGAGGCGAGCCTGCGCATAGCGCTGGAGCTTGTCGAGCTGCGCAGAATGCCGTTCCCACTCCGGCCCCGGGGCAGGGTCGTCGGGTAAGGCTGCCCAGAGCGTCTCCACCGCGGGTGCTGCCTGCAGGCCGAATTCCGAGAGGAGCGGCGCGCGCTCGAGCCGGTAGTCGGCCACGTTCGCCTTGGCGTGCCAGACCCGCCAGTTGTGCCGTTCCCCCGCGCTCGGCGAGGCAGCGCGAAAGGGCCGGCTGCCGTCCTCACGCGCGACCGCATTGGCGATGGCGGCGACGACCGGACGGTTCCGGTTCGGATTGAACTCGTTGCCCCCGCACCAGATCACTACCGACGGATGGTTCCGGAGAGCGCGGACGATCCCGCGGCACTCCTCTTCGACAAACGCCGCATACGCGCGGTCACGCGGAAAGTGGTCGAAGAAAGCGACCGAAAACGGAAACTCTTGCCAGACCAGCATCCCCAGTTCGTCGCAGATGCGATAAAACGCCTCGCGCTCCCGTAGGCCGCCGCCCCACACCCGCAGCAGATTGACGCCCGCCGCTTTCGCCTCTTCGATACGGGCGCGGTACTCCTCCTCGCCTAGTCGGCTAAGGAGCGAGTCGTTCGGCACCCAGTTGGCGCCCCGGATAAAGAGCGTGCGGCCATTGACGACGAGCCGAACGCAGTCATCGGCAGGTGCGCCGCGCCCGCGGTGGCTTGGCGCTCCCATCTCAACCGTTCGAATGCCGACACGCTCGCTCCACCGGTCAGAGAGCGCCCCGTCAGCGGCAAGCCGCACCTCGAGCCG
The Dehalococcoidia bacterium DNA segment above includes these coding regions:
- a CDS encoding PIG-L family deacetylase — protein: MSEMPEEYRSILVITAHPDDMEFGCGGSVAKWCAEGRDVFLVIATNGDKGSSDRSMTSERLAKIRAAEQAEACKVLGIKEFKILGYPDGFLADTPQFQSDIVRAIRTYRPDVVVCQDPVRRLSLFAQHRDHRVAGSVALDSVFPAARDHLYFPEQIAEGLEPHKTAEAWVMGAEHPDVYVDITDFIEKKIAALRCHVSQVGSGEGLAERIREGAANIGEVPGFAYAEAFKRLKYRR
- a CDS encoding MaoC/PaaZ C-terminal domain-containing protein translates to MDHPAAQPVRFGRWFDQFAVGERFRTDGRTITEADIVLFAGLIGANNPQFLDEEYAAASPFGGRIAPGPLALSIGLASTEPLVTGTLLALLGVESVRYHGPVRPGDTIHNEVTITETRETSRADRGVIRLDNRIVNQRGETVLTFQHTLLVRKRPT